A stretch of Malus sylvestris chromosome 11, drMalSylv7.2, whole genome shotgun sequence DNA encodes these proteins:
- the LOC126590021 gene encoding NADH kinase-like — MGRKRLLVVLKPIEADPVSQSEGPSRITNPQSQMLHHLDSRRKVHNDAISCCQNILLRKPVEWNSVVLNDLSQPVHDVDLVVTVGGDGTLLQASHFIDDSVPVLGVNSDPTQPKEVEKLSNEIDASRSTGYLCATTIDNFEEVLDNILQGRTIPSKLTRISVYVNSQVLPTYALNDILIAHSCPAALSQFSFKIKRDGELCSPLVNSRSSGLRVSTAAGSTAAMLSAGGFPMPILSQDLQFMVREPISPGNTSRFMHGLIKSHQSMEVTWFCKEGVVYIDGSHVFFSIQNGDAIEISSKAPILKVFLSHYFQTTVKNCCKY; from the exons ATGGGGAGGAAGCGATTGTTGGTGGTGCTAAAACCGATCGAAGCTGACCCAGTTTCCCAATCAGAAGGTCCATCTCGCATCACGAATCCCCAGTCTCAG ATGCTACATCACTTAGACAGCAGAAGAAAGGTGCACAATGATGCAATAAGTTGTTGTCAGAATATTTTGCTCCGCAAGCCCGTTGAGTGGAATTCTGTAGTGCTTAATGATCTATCACAGCCCGTCCATGATGTGGACCTTGTTGTCACAGTAGGCGGCGATGGTACTCTATTACAAGCTAGCCATTTCATTGATGACTCAGTTCCAGTTCTAGGAGTGAATTCTGACCCCACACAGCCCAAAGAG GTAGAGAAGCTCAGCAATGAGATTGATGCTTCTAGAAGCACAGGATATCTATGCGCCACAACTATTGACAACTTCGAAGAG GTACTTGACAACATCCTCCAGGGTCGAACTATCCCTTCCAAATTGACAAGGATATCCGTATATGTAAACTCGCAAGTGCTTCCAACTTATGCCCTTAACGATATCTTGATTGCACATTCATGTCCTGCAGCACTTTCTCAGTTCTCATTCAA AATTAAAAGGGACGGCGAGTTATGTTCCCCCTTAGTGAACTCTCGGTCAAGTGGCCTCAGGGTTTCAACAGCTGCCGGATCGACAGCCGCAATGCTCTCAGCAGGCGGATTTCCGATGCCAATCTTATCTCAGGATCTCCAGTTTATGGTACGAGAGCCCATTTCACCGGGAAACACCTCACGCTTCATGCATGGATTAATCAAATCACATCAGTCCATGGAAGTTACATGGTTTTGTAAAGAAGGTGTCGTATACATCGACGGTTCTCATGTTTTCTTTTCTATACAGAATGGGGATGCCATTGAGATATCTTCGAAGGCTCCAATTTTGAAGGTTTTCTTGTCTCACTATTTTCAGACAACAGTAAAGAACTGTTGTAAGTACTAG